ATTCCGGTCCCGGCGAACTCTTCGTGCTACGCAACGTGGCCAACCTGGTGCCGACCTACCAGCCCGATGGCGGCCAGCACGGCACCTCGGCCGGCATCGAATTCGCCGTCAAGGCGCTGGCCATCGAGAATATCGTGGTCATGGGCCATGGCCGCTGCGGTGGCATCAAGGCGGCCCTGGCCCCCAACCAGGCCCCGCTCGACGCCGGCGACTTCATCGGCAAGTGGATGGCCATGCTAGGCGAACTGCCCGGCCAGCTCGGCAAGAACGGCCTGATGACGCAGGCCGAGCGCCAGACCGCACTCGAGCGCATCTCGATTCGCAACTCGCTGCGCAACCTGCGCACCTTCCCCTATATCGCTGAGCTGGAAAAGGCGGGGAAGCTCCTGCTGCACGGCGCCTGGTTCGACATTTCGACCGGCGAGCTGTGGATCATGGACGCCAAGAGCGGCGATTTCCAGCGCCCCAATATCTGAGCGCCCCAGTCTTTCCGCCGATTTCAGCCGGCCTGACGCGGGCCATGGAGGGTTGATCACTTCGCCGTGATCAATCGCCTCTTTTTTGCCGGGAATCTGTACCGGCCCTGCCGTAATCGTGAACGGATACGGTAAATGATATGCACTCAAGCGGCGTGCAGGCCCGGCTTTTCTTCTTGAAAGGCCCGGAAACCGGGGGGTTCGCCCTGCCCGGAAAATGCCCCGACATCGATCCAGCCCGGCCAAGGAGCCGACCCGCGAGGGCCATGATGGACCAGCAATGTCTGTCCCACGGGCCGCAGGAGAGCGGCTCGTCGGAGACTGGCTAACCGGTCACCGTTTTTCTCCCCAACATTGGAGCTTTCCTCCCATGAAGAAGATCATCATTTCGTCCCTCGTCGTTCTTGGCCTTTCGACCGCTGCGTTCGCCCAGGCTGCTACCGATTTCGCTTCGGTCGATACCGATGCGAGCGGCGGTGTGTCGCTGGCCGAAGCCCAGGTTGCCTGGCCTGACCTGACCGAAGAGGCCTTCACGGCCGCTGACACCGACGCCAATGGCGATCTGTCGGCTGAAGAGTATGACGCGCTGGTCGCCGCTACGGCCGCCCCGGCGAACTAAGCCGCTAACGCCCAGTTCCTGGGCGCCCAATGAAGCCACCCCATGCCTCCCTGGGGTGGCTTCTTTATACCCGGCCGCTCCTGGCGGCCCTCCAGTGGAGTTATCCCATGCACAAACTTGTCCTGAGCCTGGCCGTTCTCGGTCTGGCCACCACGGCCGCCCTGGCCCAGACACCCACCAGCTTTGCCGACGTCGATACCGACGCCAATGGCGAACTGAGCTTTGCCGAGCTGCAGGTGATCTGGACCG
This sequence is a window from Devosia ginsengisoli. Protein-coding genes within it:
- a CDS encoding carbonic anhydrase → MHTFPEHLLQGHANFMAGRYMREKDRIRDLASEGQNPSTMIIACCDSRAAPEMIFDSGPGELFVLRNVANLVPTYQPDGGQHGTSAGIEFAVKALAIENIVVMGHGRCGGIKAALAPNQAPLDAGDFIGKWMAMLGELPGQLGKNGLMTQAERQTALERISIRNSLRNLRTFPYIAELEKAGKLLLHGAWFDISTGELWIMDAKSGDFQRPNI
- a CDS encoding EF-hand domain-containing protein — encoded protein: MHKLVLSLAVLGLATTAALAQTPTSFADVDTDANGELSFAELQVIWTDLTQEEFDSADADASGGLTPDELNMLQPATLPATPEMPEAPMAPAQ